One genomic region from Rosa rugosa chromosome 1, drRosRugo1.1, whole genome shotgun sequence encodes:
- the LOC133743334 gene encoding protein HIGH ARSENIC CONTENT 1, mitochondrial encodes MAEAKRGEDVTSVDVFTAKGLLSTGHLYLDVRTNEEFNTSHVENAFNVPYMFKTQEGKVKNPEFLTHISSMLKKQDHLVVGCNSGGRSLKACVDLLNAGFEHVTNMEGGYSSWVDSGLAADKDKPSGELKVACKFRP; translated from the exons ATGGCCGAAGCGAAAAG GGGTGAAGATGTTACGAGCGTTGATGTATTTACTGCAAAAGGTCTGCTCAGCACCGGTCACCTGTATCTGGATGTCAG GACGAATGAGGAGTTCAACACGAGCCACGTTGAAAATGCCTTCAATGTTCCTTACATGTTCAAGACCCAAGAAG GTAAAGTGAAAAATCCTGAATTTCTCACCCATATTTCCTCAATGCTCAAGAAACAGGATCACTTAGTCGTG GGTTGCAACAGCGGAGGCAGATCACTTAAAGCTTGTGTAGATCTTCTTAATGCA ggTTTCGAGCATGTCACTAACATGGAAGGGGGCTACTCTTCATGGGTGGACAGTGGACTTGCTGCTGACAAAGACAAACCATCTGGTGAATTAAAAGTCGCTTGCAAGTTCCGCCCTTGA
- the LOC133731867 gene encoding probable aquaporin NIP5-1 produces the protein MYIQVGAEFVGTFIMIFAAAAAPIVNQKYDGAETLLGNATCAGLAVMVVVLSIGHISGAHLNPSVTIAFAAFQHFPWSQVPLYIIAQVLASISASFALKGVFHPFMNGGVTVPSVGNGQAFALEFIVTFNLMFVIISVATDTRAVGELAGLAIGATVLLDILIAGQTTGASMNPVRTLGPAVAAGHYKSLWIYLVAPTLGALAGAAAHTAVKLSEIRPNHQIHDASNGETTPQPRIHFPSDKSPYRTGYNVQDTCTNT, from the exons ATGTATATACAGGTTGGAGCGGAGTTTGTTGGGACCTTCATTATGATATTTGCGGCAGCAGCAGCACCTATCGTGAACCAAAAGTACGATGGCGCGGAGACACTGCTAGGCAACGCAACATGTGCAGGGCTAGCAGTGATGGTAGTGGTTTTGTCCATCGGCCACATCTCCGGAGCACACCTAAACCCATCAGTCACTATCGCATTTGCAGCGTTTCAACACTTCCCATGGTCCCAAGTTCCCCTCTACATAATAGCGCAGGTTCTGGCGTCCATCTCTGCAAGTTTTGCTCTCAAGGGTGTTTTTCATCCATTTATGAACGGTGGAGTTACAGTTCCTTCAGTAGGCAATGGCCAAGCTTTTGCACTCGAGTTCATTGTCACTTTCAACCTCATGTTTGTCATCATTTCTGTTGCCACAGATACCCGTGCG GTAGGGGAGTTGGCAGGTTTAGCAATTGGAGCTACAGTATTGCTCGACATTCTTATAGCAGG GCAAACAACCGGCGCTTCAATGAATCCGGTCCGGACTTTGGGGCCGGCAGTGGCTGCAGGACATTATAAGTCACTGTGGATCTACTTGGTTGCCCCAACACTTGGTGCTTTAGCTGGTGCTGCTGCCCACACAGCTGTGAAGCTCTCAGAAATCCGACCAAACCATCAG ATCCATGATGCCAGTAATGGTGAGACTACACCACAACCTCGCATTCATTTCCCCTCAGACAAATCTCCTTACCGGACAGG GTATAATGTGCAAGACACATGCACCAACACTTGA
- the LOC133725812 gene encoding uncharacterized protein LOC133725812: MVFLHQQLPSRKRPASSLGPPPPPPKSSKPKTTATATAASNSTQNDAVETPAVDKMVSLLAEAGCTLVNPSGPPCLPSDPHKLRRDLHRTFSSSENAPALRSDFLSGLSSYIQTPRNLRRVLTASTRTESLLRHLLLVPSIQVDIQNMLLEKLPEYFHVDSDQNPSLSLEDDVARLIINHFRWLDFIVDSNALAEKLMQVLSICPLHLKKEIIGSLPEIIGDQDNKTVVQSLEKMLEEDSAVVVAVLDSFSNLNLDNELQEQVITIALSCIRTIDAEHMPYLLRFLLLSATPSNVRRIISQIRAKLKFVGVSSHHASQQSKLKGKSRVDNTEASILDALRSSLRFKNILCQEILKDLNCLEKPQDHKVIDIWLLMLIYMNGESLQRSVEKLFKKKVIEDCIQEAMFDQCIHGHKELVQDYFLSFISLSEYLLACKEQKARHFSIHMYVCLFEEFDDTYSRQEVLGSLVTHVGSSVGFEVSSSLETMRLLVSKYAQQLIPLSSHISGILDYLEGFNLENLHKVYEIFSHLALLARSSVDSYGSSFANELFMIVRKQVSHPDLNYKKMGLVGTLKIVSCLGYAANVTYPSPSQKSNCDEALELLKTALDSCKQLPLPLIMFYDELTEMMDNNTLDPIVMEWIGKHVGEFESIFLSDLDGGKLAANESYCGVEGELWMNLDGDISPICLNILPLASSTLQSASSLQVLPANFLLLSAIERLTNQGSLGGIDAILGCPLHLPSSKYFFGSEWQSLTGKQKQIVCGSLFYASNWIRELLNAFCTQITGRFEFTSQATKEDIIAKLLKRVRNLIFLESLLNNCIERYSLHLPELHPYADINQSSLLNQPHHMRHTEKKLEHKKTQEDISPSGARRNNKTSKASTTSDTMGKLRQPTLFDVLEKAGVITGQEVPNEDSSGLSTKGRSSESSQKNPCDFNEAAIIEMSSVAKALEAQRSKFRPLLVQCYSVLAISKSEASCCSDAAAELPLHLYLLRDLHNKLEYFNPGKQLWGKCLSGPVGFTRMTLDEFVSRIEPLFPSLKKHLDSAVWLLKEGDETCEEHWNNESTAAGNPDIPNLVLSNYTASTSVFKEVLHCFSAILNLPGLQTDKPALSHLLEAFQPDKIPDGFFAGIQPNLSPGTAEYLYFGAYSFFEGVLDIACSFSFMLASESLFTLESVVTSVQKFVSKLEGNGKGMQYGFIQEAVPTLRRKLGTSAEKILRHRWDDDNLDNGWKSKGETVQKILRIYLDNSGSTPDLLDELSCCILPQASFGKGKEEDDRHGFPSLSSGTFGVWYKILHEENLTVLNKLVKEATTLKRPRAGAQHETIEKLLIKLHQCVNVVVSLVNLCKTHDKVTLHAMAVGYGGKFVDSFLKVFDFLQSHFQVHNEQIINLVLELQKATRTIQTLCSEAKGLRQTSITRKIPATKRSMERFLFCVKALLHTAPSGLTFWMGNLKHKNLTGEVVSSQVYAGHDNENSADEEPDEAVDEYPPESVAVEEDTETLTE; the protein is encoded by the exons ATGGTGTTCCTCCACCAACAACTCCCTTCCCGCAAGAGACCCGCCTCTTCTCTCGgcccccctccccctccccccaaatcctcaaaacccaaaaccaccgccaccgccaccgccgccTCAAATTCAACACAAAACGACGCCGTCGAAACCCCCGCCGTCGATAAAATGGTCTCACTTTTAGCCGAGGCCGGTTGCACCCTCGTCAACCCCTCCGGCCCGCCGTGCCTCCCCTCCGATCCTCACAAGCTCCGCCGCGACCTCCACCGCACATTTTCCTCTTCCGAAAATGCCCCTGCTCTCCGCTCCGATTTCCTCAGCGGTCTCTCCTCCTACATTCAAACCCCCAGAAACCTCCGCAG ggttcttacTGCTTCAACCAGAACCGAGAGCTTACTCCGGCACCTATTGCTGGTCCCGTCGATCCAAGTCGACATTCAGAACATGCTTCTCGAGAAGCTTCCGGAGTATTTCCATGTGGATTCGGATCAGAATCCATCGCTTTCTCTTGAAGATGATGTTGCTAGGCTTATTATCAACCACTTCCGGTGGCTCGATTTCATTGTTGATTCTAATGCATTGGCTGAGAAATTGATGCAAGTGCTCTCGATTTGCCCTTTGCATTTGAAGAAGGAGATCATTGGATCACTGCCGGAGATTATTGGGGATCAGGATAACAAGACTGTGGTTCAGTCTCTGGAGAAAATGCTTGAAGAGGACTCGGCTGTAGTTGTGGCTGTGCTTGATTCCTTCTCGAACCTTAATTTGGATAATGAGTTGCAAGAACAG GTTATCACCATAGCATTGTCCTGCATCAGAACAATTGATGCGGAGCATATGCCCTACCTGCTTAGATTTTTATTGCTTTCAGCAACACCATCGAATGTAAGGCGAATAATCTCTCAGATACGTGCGAAGCTGAAGTTTGTTGGTGTATCAAGCCATCATGCATCACAACAGAGTAAACTCAAAGGAAAGTCTCGGGTGGACAACACGGAGGCTTCTATTCTTGATGCCTTGAGATCAAGTCTTAGATTTAAGAAT ATACTGTGTCAGGAGATCTTGAAAGACTTGAACTGTCTTGAGAAACCTCAGGATCACAAAGTCATTGACATATGGCTACTTATGCTGATATACATGAATGGCGAATCTTTGCAAAGGAGTGTTGAAAAGCTATTTAAGAAAAAAGTTATTGAAGATTGTATTCAGGAAGCTATGTTTGATCAATGCATTCATGGGCACAAGGAGCTCGTACAG GATTATTTTCTATCTTTCATTTCTTTGTCCGAGTACCTGTTGGCTTGCAAAGAGCAGAAGGCCAGGCACTTTAGCATTCATATGTATGTTTGTCTCTTTGAGGAGTTTGATGATACTTATTCAAGACAGGAA GTTCTTGGTTCACTAGTTACCCATGTGGGCTCTAGTGTGGGTTTTGAAGTCAGTTCTTCTTTAGAGACCATGAGGTTGCTGGTTTCCAAATATGCGCAGCAATTAATTCCTCTTTCTTCTCATATTAGTG GTATCTTGGATTATTTAGAGGGATTCAATCTTGAAAATCTGCACAAG GTCTACGAGATTTTCAGCCATCTGGCCCTTTTGGCTCGGTCAAGTGTAGATTCATATGGTTCTTCTTTTGCAAATGAGCTTTTCATGATAGTACGTAAGCAG GTTAGTCATCCAGATCTGAACTACAAGAAGATGGGCCTTGTTGGGACTCTGAAGATAGTTTCCTGTCTAGGATATGCAGCTAATGTTACATATCCATCCCCATCTCAG AAATCAAACTGTGATGAGGCTCTGGAACTCTTGAAAACAGCTTTGGACTCTTGCAAACAGTTGCCCTTACCTCTGATCATGTTTTATGACGAACTGACTGAAATGATGGATAATAACACACTTGATCCAATAGTTATGGAATG GATTGGCAAACATGTAGGAGAGTTTGAATCTATATTTCTTTCTGATCTTGACGGTGGGAAATTAGCAGCCAACGAATCTTATTGTGGTGTAGAAG GTGAACTGTGGATGAACTTGGACGGTGATATATCTCCTATTTGTCTAAACATTTTGCCATTGGCTTCGTCTACATTGCA GTCTGCTTCTTCTTTACAAGTTCTTCCTGCTAACTTCCTTCTATTATCTGCA ATTGAAAGGTTGACAAATCAAGGATCTCTTGGTGGAATTGATGCAATACTGGGCTGTCCTCTCCACCTCCCTTCTTCAAAG TATTTCTTTGGATCTGAGTGGCAGTCTCTCACAGGGAAGCAGAAACAGATTGTATGTGGCTCTCTATTTTATGCTTCTAATTGGATACGGGAACTA CTCAATGCCTTCTGTACACAAATCACCGGAAGATTTGAATTTACAAGTCAGGCTACTAAGGAGGACATAATTGCCAAGCTTTTGAAGCGTGTGAGGAATCTTAT ATTTTTGGAAAGCTTATTAAACAATTGTATTGAGAGGTACTCTCTACATCTTCCTGAACTTCATCCATATGCGGATATCAATCAGTCTTCTCTCTTAAACCAACCTCACCATATGAGGCACACTGAAAAGAAACTCGAGCATAAGAAGACACAAGAGGACATCTCTCCAAGCGGCGCGAGGAGAAATAATAAGACCTCAAAAGCATCAACAACATCAGATACTATGGGAAAACTCCGGCAGCCCACATTATTTGATGTCTTGGAGAAAGCGGGAGTTATAACAGGCCAAGAGGTGCCAAATGAGGATTCTTCTGGTTTATCTACAAAGGGAAGGTCATCTGAGTCATCTCAGAAAAATCCCTGTGACTTTAATGAGGCTGCCATTATAGAAATGTCTTCTGTTGCCAAGGCCCTTGAAGCTCAGAGATCTAAATTCAGACCTCTCCTGGTTCAATGTTATTCAGTTTTAGCAATTTCAAAG AGTGAAGCGTCCTGTTGCTCTGATGCTGCAGCTGAG TTACCCCTACATCTGTACCTTCTGCGTGATCTGCACAACAAGCTGGAGTACTTCAATCCTGGAAAACAGTTGTGGGGTAAATGCTTGAGTGGTCCAGTTGGGTTCACAAGGATGACATTAGATGAATTCGTGAGCAGAATTGAACCACTCTTTCCAAGTCTTAAGAAACATTTGGATAGTGCAGTTTGGTTACTTAAAGAAG GTGATGAAACTTGTGAAGAACATTGGAATAATGAATCTACTGCTGCTGGAAATCCAGACATTCCCAATCTTGTACTTTCAAACTACACAGCTTCTACTTCAGTATTCAAAGAAGTACTTCATTGTTTCAGTGCG ATATTAAACCTTCCTGGTCTTCAAACAGACAAGCCAGCTCTCTCACACCTGCTAGAAGCATTTCAGCCCGATAAGATTCCAGATGGTTTTTTTGCAGGGATACAGCCTAACCTTTCTCCTGGGACTGCAGAATATTTATATTTTGGAGCTTATTCATTCTTTGAAGGTGTCTTGGACATAG CATGTTCTTTCTCCTTTATGCTGGCTTCAGAGTCACTTTTTACTCTAGAATCGGTTGTAACCTCAGTCCAGAAATTTGTCAGTAAGTTGGAGGGAAATGGTAAAGGCATGCAGTACGGATTTATCCAGGAGGCTGTTCCTACTTTGCGCAGAAAACTTGGTACTTCTGCGGAGAAGATTTTAAGGCATAGATGGGATGATGACAATCTTGATAATGGTTGGAAGAGCAAA GGAGAAACAGTACAGAAGATATTGCGTATTTACCTGGATAATAGCGGCTCTACTCCTGATCTGCTGGATGAGCTCTCCTGCTGTATTTTACCCCAG GCTTCTTTTGGCAAAggaaaggaagaagatgatCGTCATGGTTTTCCTTCTCTATCTTCTGGAACATTTGGTGTATGGTACAAGATATTG CATGAAGAGAATCTTACCGTTCTTAACAAATTG GTCAAGGAAGCTACTACCCTGAAGCGACCGAGAGCTGGCGCACAACACGAAACTATTGAAAAGCTTCTGATCAAGCTACACCAGTGTGTAAATGTGGTTGTATCACTAGTTAACCTTTGTAAGACTCATGACAAG GTGACCTTGCATGCCATGGCTGTTGGGTATGGTGGGAAGTTCGTTGATTCCTTCCTGAAAG TTTTTGACTTCTTACAGTCCCACTTCCAAGTGCACAACGAGCAGATAATCAACTTG GTTTTAGAGCTTCAAAAAGCCACAAGAACAATACAGACCCTATGTTCTGAAGCAAAG GGCTTGAGACAAACAAGTATAACCAGAAAAATCCCTGCTACAAAGAGATCTATGGAACGCTTTTTGTTCTGTGTGAAAGCTCTTCTCCACACTGCCCCAAGCGGCCTTACTTTCTGGATGG GAAATTTGAAGCATAAAAATTTGACGGGTGAGGTCGTGAGTTCCCAAGTATATGCGGGTCATGATAACGAGAACAGTGCTGATGAGGAGCCAGATGAAGCTGTTGATGAATATCCACCGGAGAGTGTTGCGGTTGAAGAGGACACAGAGACATTGACCGAATGA
- the LOC133725813 gene encoding putative F-box protein At3g16210, whose protein sequence is MTKRTNLRPQLKPISKPALKFLWMIRKKRHLSLSSRRSSTATDMPDGCAAVLTDHEDVLVEILARLPVKTLIRFRCVCTAWRSLISDPHFLKKQRKYDAERGLNDSDLRLLFSMKPPSSMGLVDLKGLKDAELAKRFREDRVATRELDFPVSLDHGYDMVNVGTSNGIICIQFNRGEYALWNPCTGEYNVLPKPSVFCYPRYYGFGYDEINDDYKVVKGSHCETDGNGPLKPLIQVFSLRKGTWKTYPGPKNVCMRGQGAFVNGNLHWLWFEEWWKTESKEIRPFSLAEEKFQEAMPIPWNNIGGILISGNHLCVHSETGAVRIVMMKEYGVKESWTEVLYLTIFTVPQIYDEICKVKPLWILENGDVLAYTVQQGGYLSLYKPKDKAFRNVIKPEGSYRFESVIYRETFVSPVTGNLGEI, encoded by the coding sequence ATGACGAAGAGAACCAATCTCAGACCCCAATTGAAACCAATTTCGAAGCCAGCGCTCAAATTCCTATGGATGATCAGAAAAAAGAGACACCTCTCACTCTCTTCCCGGCGTTCCTCAACCGCCACCGACATGCCGGACGGCTGTGCCGCGGTTCTCACCGACCACGAAGACGTTCTCGTTGAAATACTCGCAAGACTCCCCGTCAAAACCCTAATCCGATTCCGGTGCGTCTGCACGGCGTGGCGTTCCCTAATCTCCGACCCTCATTTCCTCAAGAAGCAGAGGAAATACGACGCCGAAAGAGGCCTCAACGACAGCGATCTCCGGCTGCTGTTCTCCATGAAGCCTCCCAGCTCCATGGGCTTGGTGGATTTAAAGGGTTTGAAGGATGCTGAGCTGGCCAAAAGATTCAGAGAGGACCGTGTTGCAACCAGAGAGCTTGATTTTCCGGTGAGTCTTGATCATGGTTATGATATGGTGAATGTGGGAACTTCCAATGGGATTATATGCATTCAATTTAATCGCGGCGAGTATGCTTTATGGAACCCTTGTACTGGAGAGTACAATGTGTTGCCGAAACCTAGTGTTTTTTGTTATCCAAGGTATTATGGATTTGGTTATGATGAAATCAATGATGATTACAAGGTAGTGAAGGGGTCACATTGTGAAACTGATGGGAATGGTCCGCTGAAACCGCTGATTCAGGTGTTTTCGCTGAGAAAAGGTACATGGAAGACCTATCCCGGCCCGAAGAATGTTTGCATGAGAGGGCAGGGGGCGTTTGTAAACGGAAACCTGCATTGGCTGTGGTTTGAGGAGTGGTGGAAGACGGAAAGCAAGGAAATTAGACCTTTTAGTTTAGCTGAGGAGAAATTTCAGGAGGCGATGCCGATTCCTTGGAATAACATTGGTGGAATTTTGATTTCCGGGAATCATCTCTGTGTACATAGTGAAACAGGGGCTGTCAGGATAGTGATGATGAAGGAATACGGGGTCAAGGAATCTTGGACTGAAGTGCTGTATCTGACTATTTTTACTGTACCTCAGATATATGATGAAATCTGCAAGGTGAAGCCTCTGTGGATTCTAGAGAATGGTGATGTTTTGGCGTACACAGTACAACAAGGAGGCTACTTGTCATTATATAAACCAAAGGATAAGGCATTTAGGAATGTTATTAAGCCTGAAGGGAGTTACAGGTTTGAATCCGTCATTTACAGAGAAACTTTTGTTTCACCGGTAACTGGCAATCTTGGAGAAATCTGA